One window of the Pyrus communis chromosome 17, drPyrComm1.1, whole genome shotgun sequence genome contains the following:
- the LOC137721938 gene encoding uncharacterized protein — protein MFKPVLTGRLAKWTLLLNQHKIIYVSIKAVKGQALVDFLVDHPIPVDWKISNDLHDEEVFYINIFPTWTMFFDGSSRADKAGAGVVFMLPQRQVLPYSFRLNELCSNNVTEYQALIIGLQMAIDMEITNLERYGDSKLIINQLLTKYELRKDNLVPYFRLATQLLQKFEVVVLEHVPRKENQMVDTLANLASSMALEGDEAMDMPVCQKWVIPLVTEILLEDTNIISVLPVDTEE, from the coding sequence ATGTTCAAACCGGTTCTGACAGGGCGACTAGCTAAATGGACATTGCTTCTCAACCAACACAAGATCATCTACGTCTCAATTAAAGCCGTTAAGGGACAAGCCCTAGTGGACTTCCTTGTCGATCATCCAATCCCAGTCGATTGGAAAATCTCGAACGACTTGcatgacgaggaggtgttctacattaacatcttcccgacatggacaatgttcttcgacggatcctcACGAGCAGACAaagcgggggcaggagtagtattcatgttgCCACAAAGACAAGTACTACCCTATTCCTTTCGACTAAATGAattatgctccaacaatgtcaCTGAGTACCAAGCACTGATTATTGGACTCCAAATGGCGATCGACATGGAAATCACAAATCTAGAAAGGTATGGCGACTCCaaactcataatcaatcaactcttgacTAAATATGAATTAAGGAAAGATAATCTCGttccatacttccggctagcaactcaactgctacaaaagtttgAGGTCGTGGtgctagaacatgtgccaagaaaagaaaatcaaatggtgGACACTCTCGCTAACCTAGCCTCAAGTATGGCACTAGAAGGAGACGAAGCTATGGATATGCCAGTTTGCCAAAAATGGGTGATCCCACTCGTCACTGAAATTTTACTAGAAGATACAAAtatcatctcagtacttccagttgACACTGAAGAGTGA
- the LOC137722507 gene encoding homeobox protein HD1-like, translating to MQESGLGMMVGGGGDGHHDQHNRQLKAEIATHPLYEQLLSAHVSCLRVATPIDQLPLIDAQLSQSHHLLRSYASQQQHGQSVSPHERQELDNFLAQYLIILCSFKEHLQQHVRVHAVEAVMACREIESNLQALTGVSLGEVSGATMSDDEDDMPMDFTMDQSGGEGHDMMGFGPLLPTESERSLMERVRQELKIELKQGFKSRIEDVREEILRKRRAGKLPGDTTTVLKNWWQQHSKWPYPTEDDKAKLVEETGLQLKQINNWFINQRKRNWHSNSQSVTSLKSKRKR from the exons ATGCAAGAGTCCGGGTTGGGGATGATGGTTGGTGGCGGCGGCGACGGTCATCATGACCAGCATAACCGGCAGCTCAAGGCTGAGATAGCCACGCACCCTCTTTACGAGCAGCTCCTGTCTGCACACGTGTCCTGTCTCAGGGTGGCGACGCCAATCGATCAGTTGCCGCTCATAGACGCTCAGCTGTCTCAGTCGCACCACCTCCTGCGCTCTTACGCTTCTCAGCAGCAGCATGGCCAGTCAGTCTCCCCACACGAGCGCCAAGAGCTTGACAACTTTTTG GCACAATATCTGATAATTTTGTGCTCTTTCAAAGAACATCTTCAACAACATGTCAGAGTCCATGCGGTTGAAGCTGTCATGGCCTGCCGTGAAATCGAAAGCAACTTGCAGGCTCTTACTG GAGTGAGTCTGGGCGAAGTTTCGGGTGCAACAATGTCCGACGATGAGGATGACATGCCGATGGATTTCACAATGGATCAATCCGGCGGTGAAGGGCATGATATGATGGGATTTGGCCCCCTACTCCCAACTGAATCTGAACGATCGTTAATGGAAAGAGTTCGACAGGAATTGAAGATTGAGCTGAAGCAG GGATTTAAGTCAAGAATTGAAGATGTAAGAGAGGAAATTCTAAGAAAAAGAAGGGCAGGGAAATTACCTGGGGACACAACTACGGTGTTGAAGAATTGGTGGCAGCAACACTCTAAGTGGCCCTACCCAACT GAAGATGACAAGGCAAAGCTTGTGGAGGAGACAGGGTTGCAGCTGAAGCAGATAAACAACTGGTTCATTAACCAAAGGAAGCGGAACTGGCACAGCAACTCTCAATCAGTCACCTCCTTAAAGTCCAAGCGCAAAAGATAG
- the LOC137721862 gene encoding uncharacterized protein, whose translation MASSTEESNPEQQQQQQQQQQSVKECVHKTKLIQFLGRSTPIVLQNDNGPCPLLAICNVLSLRNSLNLSPDSSEVSQEKLLSLIAERLIDSNSNIDNKDAGYVENQQQNIADAIDLLPRLATGIDVNIKFRRIDDFEFTPECAIFDLLDIPLYHGWIVDPQDDCTANAIGSKSYNALMGELVALEAQNMESECKSTPEEDCVDFAAATTATLGVPSPCLSKTRSFDESPCSASEEPKARKGDREEEEELMRALQMSVAELTTSAGDLLAVVYTESTDRAPLSISSDASTHPEKVMPVDSVDESENHAAVYNNVHQSELSVPEDCNASRNESSNVISFSTTPGQTAFSLSETVKAENADQPTYMKSEELVSSDLVVKSTTNESIKIEGGNFFSPGKDTESVEKNLTDVSIGGEKIESQAKLTPDAHGHLDKQNKSNVTEVSCSSASNVGLNSSTGGMQQQQNDASETLASSVEGGEPIYEGEECILDSRTPVLEDREPVYEGEVVLAKQDDKNPLDARPSGEITPQQGELVRTFLKNNASQLTFYGLFCLQEGLKERELCVFFRNNHFSTLFKFNGELYLLATDQGYINQPDLVWEKLNEVNGDTLFMTGNFKEFKVENHTNDTWDENNAVTSTADYLASMDSAGQAAFDMNSDMQLAIALQQQEFEQQPQQRQNSQQPSISGNSRMVVGPQATRNKARTSSSSASARPEAKKEKCTLM comes from the exons ATGGCGTCGTCGACTGAAGAATCGAATCccgagcagcagcagcagcagcagcagcaacaacaatcAGTGAAAGAGTGCGTCCACAAGACCAAGCTCATCCAATTTTTGGGACGCTCCACGCCTATCGTCCTCCAGAACGACAATGGTCCCTGCCCGCTCCTCGCTATCT GTAACGTTCTCTCGCTGAGGAATAGCTTGAATTTGAGTCCAGACTCGTCAGAAGTCTCACAGGAGAAACTACTTTCGCTCATTGCTGAAAGACTGATTGATTCTAACAGTAATATCGAT AATAAAGATGCTGGATATGTAGAAAACCAACAGCAGAACATTGCTGATGCTATTGATCTTCTCCCTCGACTTGCAACGGggattgatgtaaatataaaaTTCAGAAG GATAGATGATTTTGAGTTTACTCCAGAGTGTGCCATATTTGACCTGTTAGACATTCCACTATAtcatggttggatcgttgatcCGCAG GATGATTGTACTGCGAATGCAATTGGGTCAAAGTCTTATAATGCTCTCATGGGGGAGCTTGTTGCACTGGAAGCACAGAATATGGAGAGTGAATGTAAGAGCACTCCAGAAGAAGATTGCGTTGATTTTGCTGCTGCAACAACTGCAACCCTGGGAGTCCCTTCACCATGCCTTTCTAAAACTAGATCTTTCGATGAGTCTCCATGTTCAGCTTCTGAAGAACCAAAGGCAAGAAAAGGTGAccgtgaagaagaagaggagttGATGAGGGCTTTACAAATGTCTGTGGCCGAATTGACAACCTCAGCGGGTGATCTGCTTGCAGTCGTCTATACTGAGTCTACTGACAGAGCCCCTCTGTCAATTAGCTCAGATGCAAGTACACATCCCGAGAAGGTTATGCCTGTAGATTCTGTAGATGAATCAGAGAATCATGCTGCTGTATACAATAATGTACATCAGTCAGAACTGTCTGTACCAGAAGATTGCAATGCCTCCAGGAATGAGAGTAGTAATGTGATATCTTTCAGTACTACTCCAGGACAAACAGCATTTTCTTTGTCAGAGACTGTTAAGGCAGAAAATGCTGATCAGCCAACTTATATGAAATCAGAAGAGCTTGTTTCTTCTGATCTGGTTGTGAAAAGCACTACAAATGAATCAATCAAGATCGAAggtggaaattttttttctcctgGGAAAGATACTGAGTCAGTGGAGAAAAACCTTACAGATGTGTCAATAGGGGGTGAAAAGATTGAGAGTCAGGCCAAGCTTACACCTGATGCTCATGGACATCTGGATAAGCAAAATAAGAGCAACGTGACAGAGGTATCTTGCTCATCTGCTTCAAATGTGGGTTTGAATTCATCTACTGGCGGAATGCAGCAACAGCAAAATGATGCTTCAGAAACTTTAGCATCAAGTGTTGAAGGCGGTGAGCCCATATATGAAGGAGAGGAGTGCATTCTGGATTCAAGAACTCCAGTTTTAGAAGACAGAGAGCCTGTATATGAAGGTGAGGTGGTACTTGCAAAACAAGACGACAAAAACCCCTTAGATGCAAGGCCCAGTGGTGAAATCACTCCACAACAAG GTGAACTGGTCAGGACTTTTTTGAAGAATAATGCTAGTCAGTTGACATTTTATGG GCTTTTCTGCTTACAAGAGGGTCTTAAAGAGCGTGAGCTATGTGTTTTCTTTCGAAATAATCACTTCAGCACCCTGTTTAAG TTCAATGGTGAACTTTATCTTTTGGCCACTGATCAGGGTTACATAAATCAGCCTGATTTGGTGTGGGAAAAGCTAAATGAG GTCAATGGGGATACATTGTTTATGACAGGCAACTTCAAAGAGTTTAAGGTAGAAAATCATACAAATGACACGTGGGATGAAAACAATGCTGTCACCAGCACTGCG GACTATCTTGCTAGCATGGATAGTGCAGGACAAGCGGCATTTGATATGAA CTCTGATATGCAGTTGGCAATTGCTCTGCAGCAGCAAGAGTTTGAACAACAACCACAGCAGCGTCAAAACTCGCAGCAACCATCTATTAGTGGCAATTCAAGGATGGTTGTAGGTCCCCAG GCGACAAGAAACAAAGCCCGAACTTCGTCATCATCCGCATCTGCAAGACCCGAAGCTAAAAAGGAGAAGTGTACTTTGATGTGA